Proteins encoded in a region of the Candidatus Methylomirabilota bacterium genome:
- a CDS encoding MFS transporter produces the protein MTLRLAAACLLGWAATTNYTNHAAIIPLLMTELGFGPVQAGVLSMVFFVTLGVSCVPAGLLSDRFGPTGVGTAGIVAVFASNLALGYARHFPDLLAIKVVGGLGCGLAFVAGMRYAALVVPPARVHRALGIYGGLVQLGGGTALYLIPLLTSLVGWRRAFIVSSGLIALSTLAWLALAPRVRPAQAAAPLAEAARSRTVWTLGLVHTATFGLAVLVGIWITTFLVHDFGLSLVSAGAAGSAILALGVISRPLGGWLIDRGVVSARLVMRLTVLGGAIGLAVLAWPGRPLTVAALAICALGVAFNAPYAAVMNTTGAVLPRAPGAAVGLVSGLGVIAIAVGAPVVGALFGSTGSFTAPFAALAAFSLVVFWALFSL, from the coding sequence ATGACCCTGCGCCTGGCCGCGGCCTGCCTGCTGGGATGGGCGGCCACCACCAACTACACCAATCACGCCGCGATCATCCCGCTGCTCATGACCGAGCTCGGCTTCGGGCCGGTGCAGGCCGGCGTGCTGTCCATGGTCTTCTTCGTGACCCTCGGGGTCTCGTGCGTTCCCGCCGGCCTGCTGAGCGATCGCTTCGGTCCCACCGGAGTGGGCACCGCGGGCATCGTGGCGGTGTTCGCGAGCAATCTCGCGCTCGGATACGCGCGGCACTTCCCCGATCTGCTCGCGATCAAGGTGGTGGGCGGCCTCGGCTGCGGTCTCGCGTTCGTGGCGGGCATGCGCTACGCGGCCCTGGTGGTGCCGCCCGCGCGCGTCCACCGCGCCCTCGGCATCTACGGCGGCCTGGTGCAGCTCGGCGGGGGCACGGCGCTCTACCTGATCCCGCTGCTCACGAGCCTCGTGGGCTGGCGCCGCGCGTTCATCGTGTCGTCGGGGCTGATCGCGCTGTCCACCCTCGCCTGGCTCGCGCTCGCCCCGCGCGTGCGCCCCGCGCAGGCGGCCGCCCCGCTCGCCGAGGCCGCGCGCAGCCGGACGGTGTGGACGCTCGGCCTCGTCCACACCGCCACCTTCGGGCTCGCGGTGCTGGTCGGGATCTGGATCACCACGTTCCTGGTCCACGACTTCGGCCTGTCGCTGGTCAGCGCGGGCGCGGCCGGCTCGGCCATCCTCGCCCTGGGCGTGATCTCGCGCCCGCTCGGCGGATGGCTGATCGACCGGGGCGTGGTGAGCGCGCGCCTCGTCATGAGGCTGACCGTGCTCGGCGGCGCGATCGGTCTGGCCGTGCTCGCCTGGCCGGGCCGGCCGCTGACGGTGGCCGCCCTCGCCATCTGTGCTCTGGGCGTCGCCTTCAATGCGCCCTACGCCGCGGTGATGAACACCACCGGGGCGGTGCTGCCGCGGGCGCCCGGCGCCGCGGTCGGCCTGGTCAGCGGTCTCGGGGTGATCGCCATCGCGGTCGGCGCCCCGGTGGTGGGCGCGCTCTTCGGCTCGACCGGCAGCTTCACGGCGCCGTTCGCCGCGCTGGCCGCGTTCTCGCTGGTGGTGTTCTGGGCGCTCTTCTCGCTCTGA
- a CDS encoding FAD-dependent oxidoreductase, which produces MVATADSVIVGAGIMGASTAYHLARRGYGRIVVLERGAVCSGSTALASGGIRHQYANRIGIELTRQSIRVYSAALQRALGVDTRVLAPDDVRALCPYLWTGDLASATYSPRDGFADPYLVTTAIAARARDLGVVIEPDREVTGFTRGRRGATVIAGFSGHGFMHGPIAGQLMAELVADRRAHTVDIAPLDLDRFRRGETPVEVMTFV; this is translated from the coding sequence ATGGTGGCCACCGCGGACTCGGTCATCGTCGGCGCCGGCATCATGGGCGCCAGCACCGCCTACCACCTGGCGCGTCGCGGCTACGGCCGGATCGTCGTGCTGGAGCGCGGCGCGGTCTGCTCCGGCTCGACCGCGCTGGCCTCCGGCGGCATCCGTCACCAGTACGCCAACCGCATCGGGATCGAGCTGACCCGGCAGAGCATCCGGGTCTACAGCGCGGCCTTACAGCGCGCCCTGGGCGTCGACACGCGGGTGCTGGCGCCGGACGACGTGCGCGCCCTCTGCCCGTATCTCTGGACCGGCGACCTGGCCTCCGCGACCTACTCGCCCCGCGACGGTTTCGCCGATCCGTACCTGGTCACCACCGCGATCGCCGCGCGCGCTCGCGATCTCGGGGTGGTGATCGAGCCGGATCGCGAGGTGACCGGGTTCACGCGCGGGCGCCGCGGCGCCACCGTGATCGCCGGCTTCAGCGGTCACGGCTTCATGCACGGCCCCATCGCCGGGCAGCTGATGGCCGAGCTGGTGGCGGATCGACGAGCCCACACCGTGGACATCGCCCCCCTCGATCTCGACCGCTTTCGCCGTGGGGAGACCCCGGTCGAGGTGATGACGTTCGTCTAG
- a CDS encoding response regulator: MRETILVVDDEDDIRLVVRRMLEAKGYVVLDARDPHHALRIAGREPIDLLLTDVVMPLMRGTELAQRVRALAPSAKVLLMSAYKIAEITESQLPFIAKPFTPEALTDKVGQLLRPSSSPFTRRPPARPGPP; the protein is encoded by the coding sequence ATGAGGGAGACCATCCTGGTGGTGGACGACGAGGACGACATCCGGCTCGTGGTGCGCCGCATGCTCGAGGCCAAGGGCTACGTGGTACTGGACGCGCGCGATCCGCACCACGCCCTGCGCATCGCGGGCCGGGAGCCGATCGATCTGCTCCTCACCGACGTGGTCATGCCCCTGATGCGCGGCACCGAGCTGGCCCAGCGGGTCCGGGCCCTGGCGCCGTCGGCGAAGGTGCTGCTCATGTCGGCGTACAAGATCGCCGAGATCACCGAGTCGCAGCTGCCGTTCATCGCCAAGCCCTTCACCCCGGAGGCGCTGACCGACAAGGTGGGTCAGCTCCTGCGCCCGTCGAGCTCGCCGTTCACCCGGCGCCCGCCCGCGCGGCCCGGTCCGCCTTGA
- a CDS encoding ABC transporter ATP-binding protein, producing the protein MASRIVVRNVDAGYGAVRVLHGVSIEVREGETVALLGTNGNGKSTLIKCLMGMVTPEAGEIFLESDGQRIALAGKSTEEIVALGIALVPEGRRLFPKLSVEENLLLGAYRTGARADIAANLAYAFEAFPVLAARRRQLAGSMSGGEQQMLAVARALMSSPRILLVDEPSVGLAPILVSRVIAKIRELKERRQLTVLMAEQNFNQATKIADRGYIIVHGRIEFEGRSTRELRENELVKKYYLGV; encoded by the coding sequence TTGGCGAGTAGGATCGTGGTGCGCAACGTCGACGCCGGCTACGGCGCGGTGCGCGTCCTGCACGGCGTCTCCATCGAGGTGCGCGAGGGCGAGACCGTCGCGCTCCTGGGCACCAACGGCAACGGCAAGAGCACGCTGATCAAGTGCCTGATGGGCATGGTCACGCCCGAGGCCGGCGAGATCTTCCTGGAATCCGACGGACAACGCATCGCGCTCGCCGGGAAATCCACCGAGGAGATCGTGGCCCTGGGCATCGCCCTGGTGCCCGAGGGCCGCCGACTGTTCCCCAAGCTGTCGGTGGAGGAGAACCTCCTGCTCGGCGCCTACCGGACCGGCGCGCGCGCCGACATCGCGGCCAACCTGGCCTACGCCTTCGAGGCCTTCCCGGTGCTGGCCGCACGGCGTCGTCAGCTCGCGGGCAGCATGAGCGGCGGCGAGCAGCAGATGCTGGCGGTCGCGCGCGCCCTGATGTCCTCGCCGCGCATCCTCCTCGTCGACGAGCCGTCGGTGGGGCTGGCGCCGATCCTGGTGAGCCGGGTGATCGCCAAGATCCGCGAGCTGAAGGAGCGCCGCCAGCTCACCGTGCTGATGGCCGAGCAGAACTTCAACCAGGCCACCAAGATCGCCGACCGCGGTTACATCATCGTGCACGGCCGCATCGAGTTCGAGGGCCGCAGCACGCGCGAGCTGCGCGAGAACGAGCTGGTCAAGAAGTACTACCTGGGCGTCTGA
- a CDS encoding branched-chain amino acid ABC transporter permease, producing MLVGGFYAAVSLGISLIFGLLDIANIAQPAFLILGSYAAYVLNSAYGLDPILTGLLLTPLFYLLGAAVYRVYYSAFERRGEESLRGLVFFFGLLFIIEVSLSLKYGVDYRLVEASYIGKSIEWGGVGIAYRLLVPCVVGLLMTLALYLFLGRTFYGRAIMAVSQDAGALRLMGADPIRIKTIAFGIGIAASSLAGALLITIAPVVPSSDRDYIGRMFAITVLGGMGSIGGTLVAAIILGVVESLMGTFFGPSWSLAVSFGILLIALAVRPAGLFGR from the coding sequence CTGCTGGTCGGGGGTTTCTATGCCGCGGTGAGCCTCGGCATCTCCCTGATCTTCGGCCTGCTCGACATCGCCAACATCGCGCAGCCCGCGTTCCTCATCCTGGGCTCCTACGCGGCGTACGTGCTGAACAGCGCGTACGGCCTCGATCCCATCCTCACCGGTCTGCTCCTCACCCCCCTCTTCTACCTGCTGGGGGCCGCGGTCTATCGCGTCTACTACAGCGCCTTCGAGCGGCGGGGTGAGGAGTCGCTGCGGGGGCTCGTCTTCTTCTTCGGGCTCCTCTTCATCATCGAGGTCAGCCTGAGCCTCAAGTACGGGGTCGACTACCGCCTGGTCGAGGCCTCCTACATCGGCAAGTCCATCGAGTGGGGCGGGGTGGGGATCGCCTACCGCCTGCTGGTGCCGTGCGTGGTGGGCCTGCTGATGACGCTGGCCCTCTATCTCTTCCTCGGCCGCACCTTCTACGGGCGCGCCATCATGGCGGTCTCGCAGGACGCCGGCGCGCTGCGCCTGATGGGGGCCGACCCCATCCGCATCAAGACCATCGCCTTCGGCATCGGCATCGCGGCGTCGAGCCTGGCCGGCGCGCTGCTGATCACGATCGCCCCGGTGGTGCCCTCGTCCGACCGCGACTATATCGGCCGCATGTTCGCGATCACCGTGCTCGGCGGCATGGGCAGCATCGGCGGCACGCTGGTCGCCGCGATCATCCTCGGCGTCGTCGAGAGCCTGATGGGCACCTTCTTCGGCCCCTCGTGGTCGCTCGCGGTGTCCTTCGGGATCTTGCTGATCGCGCTCGCGGTGCGCCCCGCCGGCCTGTTCGGGCGCTAG
- a CDS encoding isocitrate/isopropylmalate family dehydrogenase: MKTVVALPGEGIGPEVVDATCELLMGTGLPLKILTPPQGAPLPDETKRAAREADGVLFGAAGPKTSPVVSWLRWEMAAWAGVRPIRFFPGMRSPLAEPDGIDYVILRENSEGLYPGREGPLADLVRLMPDIADRTGRTVREFGTEGRFAVKVVTPRGAERIGRFACDLARRRQARGKPGKVTLVTKSNVLPKTDGLYDEIVGRLVREAGLPFEHFHVDDAARRLVRFPRAMDVVLCMNLYGDILSDLGAETAGGLGLAPSGNFGDGWAYFESVHGSAPDIAGRGIANPTATILSAALMLEHMGLLAESRRLEGAVGRVYRDGKVLTPDQGGAATTREVAQAVLAAYR; the protein is encoded by the coding sequence ATGAAGACCGTCGTCGCGCTTCCCGGAGAAGGCATCGGCCCGGAAGTGGTGGACGCCACCTGCGAGCTGCTGATGGGCACCGGCTTGCCGCTGAAGATCCTGACGCCGCCGCAGGGTGCTCCCCTGCCCGACGAGACCAAGCGCGCGGCCCGCGAGGCCGATGGCGTGCTCTTCGGCGCCGCGGGCCCGAAGACCTCGCCGGTGGTCTCCTGGCTGCGCTGGGAGATGGCGGCGTGGGCCGGCGTGCGCCCGATCCGCTTCTTCCCCGGCATGCGCTCGCCGCTGGCCGAGCCGGACGGCATCGACTACGTCATCCTCCGCGAGAACAGCGAAGGCCTCTACCCGGGGCGCGAGGGCCCGCTCGCCGATCTGGTACGCCTCATGCCGGACATCGCGGATCGCACCGGTCGCACCGTGCGGGAGTTCGGCACCGAGGGGCGCTTCGCGGTGAAGGTGGTCACGCCGCGCGGGGCCGAGCGCATCGGGCGCTTCGCCTGTGACCTGGCGCGCCGGCGGCAGGCGCGCGGCAAGCCGGGCAAGGTGACGCTGGTGACCAAGTCCAACGTGCTGCCGAAGACGGACGGCCTCTACGACGAGATCGTCGGGCGCCTCGTGCGCGAGGCCGGACTGCCGTTCGAGCACTTCCACGTCGACGACGCGGCCCGGCGTCTCGTGCGGTTTCCGCGCGCGATGGACGTGGTGCTCTGCATGAATCTCTACGGCGACATCCTGTCCGACCTCGGCGCCGAGACCGCGGGCGGCCTGGGGCTCGCGCCCTCCGGCAACTTCGGCGACGGCTGGGCCTACTTCGAGTCGGTGCACGGCTCGGCGCCCGACATCGCGGGCCGGGGCATCGCGAACCCGACCGCCACGATCCTCTCCGCCGCGCTGATGCTCGAGCACATGGGCCTCCTCGCGGAGTCCCGGCGGCTCGAGGGCGCGGTGGGGCGGGTGTATCGCGACGGGAAGGTGCTGACTCCCGACCAGGGCGGCGCCGCCACGACCCGCGAGGTCGCGCAGGCCGTGCTGGCCGCGTACCGCTAG
- a CDS encoding branched-chain amino acid ABC transporter permease, whose amino-acid sequence MRRTGIVLVVAVAMVGVGVLLASAKVNPYIYFAGYVILQYVVIATAWNILGGYAGYVNFGTPAFFALGAYTAVFLVQTVRPPLPLLILAGGLVSALLGLGIGYLTLRLRGVFFSIATLALAIVLQTVIINWEFVGGSRGLSVIRPSGPPFGNYVTFLFTVMVGLAVGSVLVARFIERSWIGRGLAALRDNEEAAECMGVPTLRLKLFATTVSGFLLGVAGAPFPYYVTFVEPNSAFAIDYAVNALAMPMIGGTTSWVGPVIGAVLLGSAQQLATVTISSEMNLFIVGVVLVAFVVLAPEGILGLVRRLRGR is encoded by the coding sequence ATGCGTCGCACCGGGATCGTCCTGGTGGTGGCCGTCGCGATGGTCGGCGTCGGCGTGCTCCTCGCGTCGGCCAAGGTCAACCCCTACATCTACTTCGCGGGCTACGTGATCCTCCAGTACGTGGTCATCGCGACGGCGTGGAACATCCTGGGCGGCTACGCGGGCTACGTGAACTTCGGCACTCCCGCCTTCTTCGCCCTCGGCGCCTACACCGCGGTGTTCCTCGTCCAGACCGTGCGCCCACCGCTGCCGCTGCTCATCCTGGCCGGCGGCCTGGTGTCGGCCCTGCTCGGGCTCGGCATCGGCTATCTCACCCTGCGCCTGCGCGGGGTGTTCTTCTCGATCGCGACCCTGGCCCTGGCCATCGTGCTGCAGACCGTCATCATCAACTGGGAGTTCGTGGGCGGCTCCCGGGGCCTCAGCGTCATCCGGCCGAGCGGTCCGCCCTTCGGCAACTACGTCACCTTCCTCTTCACGGTGATGGTCGGGCTCGCGGTGGGCTCGGTGCTGGTGGCGCGCTTCATCGAGCGCTCCTGGATCGGCCGCGGCCTCGCCGCCCTGCGCGACAACGAGGAGGCGGCCGAGTGCATGGGGGTGCCGACCCTGCGCCTGAAGCTCTTCGCCACCACCGTGAGCGGCTTCCTCCTCGGGGTGGCGGGGGCGCCGTTCCCCTACTACGTGACGTTCGTCGAGCCCAACTCCGCCTTCGCCATCGACTACGCGGTGAACGCGCTGGCGATGCCGATGATCGGCGGCACCACCAGCTGGGTGGGGCCGGTGATCGGCGCGGTGCTGCTCGGCTCCGCGCAGCAGCTCGCCACCGTGACCATCTCGTCGGAGATGAACCTCTTCATCGTGGGCGTGGTGCTGGTCGCCTTCGTGGTGCTCGCTCCCGAGGGCATTCTCGGCCTGGTGCGACGCCTGCGGGGCCGCTGA
- a CDS encoding ABC transporter ATP-binding protein has translation MAGAGLEVSHLTKRFGGFMALHDVSIQVKPGERFGLIGPNGSGKTTLINCVSGSLPVDGGRIVYDGREITGLPAHRRTRLGLVRSFQIPKPFGSMTVLENLDIPLEYAAHERAEAADADAMEILRAIGLESKAHLRPAGLTQIEMRKLELARAMAARPRLLISDEAMAGLSHAEVDDILAILFRLNERGITIIMIEHIMRAVMRFSERIVVLDAGERIAEGTPDEIVRNPDVEKAYLGE, from the coding sequence ATGGCGGGCGCCGGGCTCGAGGTCTCTCATCTCACCAAGCGCTTCGGCGGCTTCATGGCGCTCCACGACGTCTCCATCCAGGTGAAGCCGGGCGAGCGCTTCGGGCTCATCGGGCCCAACGGGTCCGGCAAGACCACGCTCATCAACTGCGTGTCGGGCTCGCTGCCGGTGGACGGCGGCCGGATCGTCTACGACGGGCGCGAGATCACGGGCCTGCCCGCCCACCGGCGCACCCGGCTGGGCCTGGTGCGGAGCTTCCAGATCCCCAAGCCGTTCGGCAGCATGACGGTGCTGGAGAACCTGGACATCCCGCTCGAGTACGCGGCCCACGAGCGCGCCGAGGCGGCCGACGCCGACGCGATGGAGATCCTGCGCGCGATCGGGCTCGAGTCGAAGGCCCACCTGCGGCCGGCCGGGCTCACCCAGATCGAGATGCGCAAGCTCGAGCTGGCCCGCGCGATGGCGGCCCGTCCGCGGCTGCTCATCTCCGACGAGGCGATGGCCGGCCTGTCCCACGCGGAGGTGGACGACATCCTGGCCATCCTGTTCCGGCTGAACGAGCGGGGCATCACCATCATCATGATCGAGCACATCATGCGGGCGGTGATGCGCTTCTCCGAGCGCATCGTGGTGCTGGACGCGGGCGAGCGCATCGCGGAGGGCACCCCGGACGAGATCGTGCGCAACCCGGACGTGGAGAAGGCCTACCTTGGCGAGTAG
- a CDS encoding SMP-30/gluconolactonase/LRE family protein: MADPLSAILDATPAQRLATGFVFTEGPLWHPDGFFYFVDVRASMLYRLPPGGAPEVVREKTGGGNGTTFDLQGRLVLCEGDHRRVTRRDADGRFEVLMDRFEGKRLNRPNDVVCRSDGSIYFTDPGLRVPLAEREVPHAGVYRIAPDGAVSLVADFEYPNGLAFSPDERRLYVANTRWAQYIHLLELDGRGQMVRRRIFADMSSDETDGVPDGMKVDVEGRVYCTGPGGTWVFAPDGRRLGIIRTPEVPANLAFGGPDLRTLFFTARTSVYAMRVKAPGQPHPWYEKRRARA, translated from the coding sequence ATGGCCGATCCGCTCTCCGCGATCCTCGACGCGACGCCGGCGCAGCGGCTGGCGACCGGATTCGTGTTCACCGAAGGCCCGCTGTGGCACCCGGACGGGTTCTTCTACTTCGTCGACGTGCGGGCGAGCATGCTGTATCGCCTGCCGCCGGGGGGCGCGCCGGAAGTCGTCCGCGAGAAGACCGGCGGTGGCAACGGCACCACGTTCGACCTGCAGGGGCGGCTCGTCCTCTGCGAAGGCGACCATCGCCGCGTCACCCGTCGCGATGCCGATGGCCGGTTCGAGGTGCTGATGGACCGGTTCGAGGGCAAGCGCCTCAACCGGCCCAACGACGTGGTGTGCCGGTCCGACGGGAGCATCTACTTCACCGACCCGGGCCTGCGGGTGCCGCTGGCCGAGCGCGAGGTTCCGCACGCCGGCGTGTACCGCATCGCGCCGGATGGGGCGGTGAGCCTGGTCGCCGACTTCGAATACCCGAACGGGCTCGCGTTCTCGCCCGACGAGCGCCGGCTCTACGTGGCCAACACTCGGTGGGCGCAGTACATCCACCTGCTCGAGCTGGACGGTCGCGGCCAGATGGTGCGCCGGCGCATCTTCGCCGACATGTCCTCCGACGAGACCGACGGGGTGCCCGACGGCATGAAGGTGGATGTGGAGGGGCGCGTCTACTGCACCGGGCCGGGCGGCACGTGGGTCTTCGCGCCCGACGGCAGGCGGCTCGGGATCATCCGCACCCCGGAGGTGCCGGCCAATCTCGCCTTCGGCGGGCCGGATCTCCGCACGCTCTTCTTCACCGCCCGCACCTCGGTGTACGCGATGCGCGTGAAGGCGCCCGGCCAGCCACACCCGTGGTATGAGAAGCGGCGCGCGCGCGCATGA
- a CDS encoding amino acid ABC transporter substrate-binding protein, with the protein MRPFRRHPILTWVLFVSVIAGIVLAGTGTFVARAADPIRIGLGMALTGGLSANGKPALLALQIWKDDVNKKGGLLGRPVELIFYDDQTNPATVPGIYSKLLDVDKVDLITSGYGTNLIAPLLPIAMERKLLVMGIFGLANNEKYKYPNYFQISPNGPEPETSTALGFFELAARQNPKPQTVAIVGADAEYPQNALVGARELIKKFGFKTVYDKTYPPSTTDYTPIVRAIKATNPDIVFVASYPPDSVGMLRAAHEVGLQPKIMGGGMVGLMFTTIMTSMGPLLNGIVNYDFWAPEPPFLAMPGIKEFLKEYQARAEKAGVDPLGYYLPPYSYATGQVLAQAIEATKGLDQQKMADYIRNTEFNTIVGKIKFGKNGEWARGRTLMVQYQKIQGTSVEQFRGPGKKVVLYPDEFKSGNIIYPYSAAKN; encoded by the coding sequence ATGAGGCCGTTCCGGCGCCATCCGATCCTGACCTGGGTTCTGTTCGTATCCGTCATCGCAGGCATCGTGCTGGCCGGCACCGGGACCTTCGTGGCCCGGGCCGCGGACCCCATCAGGATCGGGCTGGGCATGGCGCTGACCGGCGGCCTCTCGGCCAACGGCAAGCCCGCGCTGCTCGCCCTGCAGATCTGGAAGGACGACGTCAACAAGAAGGGCGGCCTCCTCGGGCGGCCGGTGGAGCTGATCTTCTACGACGACCAGACCAACCCGGCCACCGTGCCCGGCATCTACTCGAAGCTGCTCGACGTCGACAAGGTCGACCTCATCACCTCCGGCTACGGGACCAACCTCATCGCGCCGCTCCTGCCCATCGCGATGGAGCGCAAGCTGCTGGTCATGGGCATCTTCGGGCTGGCCAACAACGAGAAGTACAAGTACCCGAACTACTTCCAGATCTCGCCCAACGGGCCCGAGCCCGAGACCAGCACCGCGCTCGGCTTCTTCGAGCTGGCCGCGCGTCAGAATCCGAAGCCGCAGACGGTGGCGATCGTGGGGGCCGACGCCGAGTACCCGCAGAACGCGCTGGTGGGCGCGCGCGAGCTGATCAAGAAGTTCGGGTTCAAGACGGTCTACGACAAGACCTATCCGCCCAGCACCACCGACTACACCCCGATCGTGCGGGCCATCAAGGCCACCAACCCCGACATCGTGTTCGTGGCCTCCTACCCGCCGGATTCGGTGGGCATGCTGCGGGCCGCGCACGAGGTGGGGCTTCAGCCCAAGATCATGGGCGGGGGCATGGTGGGCCTGATGTTCACCACGATCATGACCAGCATGGGCCCGCTGCTGAACGGCATCGTGAACTACGACTTCTGGGCGCCCGAGCCGCCGTTCCTGGCCATGCCCGGGATCAAGGAGTTCTTGAAGGAGTACCAGGCGCGCGCGGAGAAGGCGGGCGTCGACCCGCTCGGCTACTACCTGCCGCCGTACTCCTACGCCACCGGCCAGGTGCTGGCCCAGGCCATCGAGGCCACCAAGGGCCTCGACCAGCAGAAGATGGCCGACTACATCCGCAACACCGAGTTCAACACCATCGTGGGCAAGATCAAGTTCGGCAAGAACGGGGAGTGGGCCAGGGGGCGCACCCTGATGGTGCAGTACCAGAAGATCCAGGGCACGAGCGTCGAGCAGTTCCGCGGGCCGGGCAAGAAGGTCGTGCTCTACCCCGACGAGTTCAAGTCGGGCAACATCATCTACCCGTACTCGGCGGCGAAGAACTAG
- a CDS encoding Gfo/Idh/MocA family oxidoreductase codes for MTIRVAGIEVSHWHAVHDAAYLRHFAAMPDVALVGVQDGDASLVRKRAAEVGDPPVFTDYHRMLKETRPDFVIALGRHRQMATIAHDLLDAGYPFMMEKPMGVNAQEVQSIADKAARLNAFVSVPLSQRYQPFAIRARDLIASGRLGPLSHIYIRVNRPGPARYPGWDSAWMLDPAEAGGGCLRNLGPHGFDMFLYLTGEDAQVTGAQISRRAHGQRVEDYASALLRSASGILGTIEVGNTFPRVGTDGEWKVAGRDGILTLKDGVLKLAGAGGDEVEKGTEIETPYATAIRDALEAWQRGAAPPISVHDCLRAVRLIDQAYALAG; via the coding sequence ATGACCATTCGCGTGGCCGGAATCGAGGTCAGTCACTGGCACGCGGTGCACGACGCGGCCTATCTCCGTCACTTCGCCGCGATGCCGGACGTCGCGCTCGTCGGCGTGCAGGACGGCGACGCGAGCCTCGTCCGCAAGCGCGCGGCCGAGGTCGGAGATCCGCCGGTCTTCACCGACTATCACCGGATGCTGAAGGAGACGCGTCCGGATTTCGTGATCGCGCTCGGCCGCCATCGTCAGATGGCCACGATCGCGCACGACCTTCTCGACGCGGGCTATCCGTTCATGATGGAGAAGCCGATGGGCGTCAACGCCCAGGAGGTGCAGTCCATCGCGGACAAGGCGGCGCGGCTCAACGCGTTCGTGTCGGTCCCGCTGTCGCAGCGCTACCAGCCCTTCGCGATCCGCGCCCGCGACCTGATCGCGTCGGGACGCCTGGGGCCGCTCTCCCACATCTATATCCGCGTCAACCGTCCGGGCCCGGCGCGCTATCCGGGGTGGGACAGCGCGTGGATGCTCGATCCCGCCGAGGCCGGCGGCGGCTGCCTGCGCAACCTGGGCCCGCACGGGTTCGACATGTTCCTCTATCTGACCGGCGAGGACGCGCAGGTGACCGGCGCGCAGATCAGCCGGCGCGCGCACGGTCAGCGCGTCGAGGACTACGCCTCCGCGCTGCTGCGCTCGGCCAGCGGGATCCTCGGCACCATCGAGGTCGGCAACACCTTCCCGCGCGTGGGCACCGACGGCGAGTGGAAAGTGGCCGGCCGCGATGGAATCCTGACCCTGAAGGACGGCGTCCTAAAACTGGCCGGCGCCGGCGGCGACGAGGTGGAGAAGGGCACCGAGATCGAGACGCCCTACGCCACCGCGATCCGCGACGCGCTCGAGGCCTGGCAGAGGGGGGCCGCCCCGCCGATCAGCGTGCACGACTGCCTGCGGGCGGTCCGGCTCATCGACCAGGCCTACGCCCTGGCCGGGTAG